In Candidatus Saccharibacteria bacterium oral taxon 488, one DNA window encodes the following:
- a CDS encoding prepilin-type N-terminal cleavage/methylation domain-containing protein: protein MSRKYGFTVIEILIVVVVIGILAGIGLVSYNGWRKETVRKAITSDLQNALSAAEQEKNFKGSYPTTLPQSFKSGSPDIVITVRTIPPSGSTPAAICIEGTSSRQQLQMHIKSTERKVVDGAC, encoded by the coding sequence ATGAGTCGCAAGTATGGATTTACCGTCATAGAAATACTAATTGTCGTTGTGGTTATTGGTATCTTGGCGGGCATCGGTCTCGTCAGTTATAACGGGTGGCGCAAAGAGACGGTGCGTAAAGCTATAACATCGGATCTTCAGAATGCATTATCAGCGGCGGAACAGGAAAAAAACTTCAAAGGGTCATACCCAACGACATTGCCGCAGTCGTTCAAGAGTGGCTCGCCAGATATCGTAATCACTGTACGAACAATCCCGCCGTCTGGTTCGACGCCGGCCGCGATCTGCATTGAGGGGACGAGTAGTCGACAGCAGCTCCAGATGCACATCAAGAGCACTGAGCGCAAGGTAGTCGACGGCGCTTGCTAG
- a CDS encoding GIY-YIG nuclease family protein, with protein MNKRLQQKLKTLPRTPGVYFHKSASGEIIYVGKAAVLKNRVRQYFQDSRGRDNKTMALVAEIADTDWIETESEVDALFLESEMVKRYMPRYNVLLRDDKSQMYVRIDMKSEWPTVSFTRNPADDGAEYVGPFYNGFALKKALRYLRRVFPYLTRQRRPGQSKLDEDLGLSPRLSDGPVAYKATLRKLISYIKGNRKAIAAELERDMKTAAGLHDFERAADLRNKLRAMQELQRRVCFGDKEFLDISKDKALADLAKLLGLKDIPARIEGYDISHMSGQQVVASMVVFTNGASDRAEYRKFKVSEKNDDTGNMYQTIFRRLSERHLKSWGRPDLLLIDGGKGQLAAAIKARDERGATVPIVSIAKREEELLVHKTGSQIDTAFIEQMRSQPRTDIMIHEDGDIYVVNLHPSQRNAGSHSKNLRASMEQTRNERPMADENTLATTDIVKLFQRIRDESHRFAVSYHTALKRQQQTKNQLEEIPGVGPKTRAKLLKKFGSISRIRNALLTDLEKIVDKELAKKIKLMLSS; from the coding sequence GTGAATAAACGGTTGCAACAAAAACTCAAAACCTTACCCCGCACTCCCGGTGTCTATTTTCACAAGTCAGCCAGCGGCGAGATTATTTATGTGGGCAAGGCGGCGGTGCTGAAAAATCGCGTGCGCCAGTATTTTCAGGATTCGCGCGGGCGGGACAATAAAACCATGGCGTTGGTGGCGGAAATTGCTGATACCGATTGGATTGAGACCGAGAGCGAAGTTGATGCGTTGTTTTTGGAGAGCGAGATGGTCAAACGTTATATGCCGCGCTATAATGTGCTGCTGCGCGATGATAAATCGCAGATGTATGTGCGAATCGACATGAAAAGCGAGTGGCCGACCGTCAGTTTTACGCGCAATCCAGCTGATGATGGGGCGGAATATGTTGGCCCGTTCTATAATGGCTTTGCTTTGAAAAAAGCGCTGCGCTATTTGCGGCGGGTTTTCCCCTATTTGACCAGGCAGCGCCGGCCGGGACAGTCGAAATTGGATGAAGATTTGGGCTTGAGTCCGCGATTGAGTGATGGACCAGTCGCCTACAAAGCCACTTTGCGCAAGCTCATCAGCTACATCAAAGGTAATCGTAAAGCCATTGCCGCCGAGTTGGAGCGCGACATGAAAACGGCAGCTGGGCTGCATGATTTTGAGAGGGCGGCTGATCTTCGCAATAAGCTGCGCGCCATGCAGGAGTTGCAGCGGCGGGTTTGTTTTGGCGACAAAGAGTTTTTGGATATTTCTAAAGACAAGGCGCTGGCTGATTTGGCAAAATTATTGGGCCTAAAAGATATCCCAGCACGCATTGAGGGTTATGACATTTCGCACATGAGCGGCCAGCAGGTTGTCGCCAGCATGGTGGTGTTTACCAATGGCGCGAGCGACCGGGCGGAGTACCGCAAATTCAAAGTCAGTGAGAAAAATGATGACACTGGTAATATGTATCAAACAATTTTTCGCCGGCTGAGTGAGCGTCATTTAAAAAGCTGGGGTCGTCCTGATTTGCTGCTCATTGATGGCGGCAAAGGTCAGCTAGCGGCGGCCATCAAAGCGCGCGATGAGCGTGGCGCCACTGTGCCGATTGTCAGTATCGCCAAGCGCGAGGAGGAACTACTGGTGCATAAAACTGGTTCGCAAATTGATACGGCGTTTATTGAGCAAATGCGGTCGCAGCCACGGACGGATATTATGATTCACGAAGACGGTGATATTTATGTAGTGAATTTACACCCAAGTCAGCGTAACGCCGGTTCGCATTCAAAAAACCTGCGAGCTAGCATGGAACAAACTCGCAACGAACGTCCGATGGCGGACGAGAATACCCTTGCGACAACTGACATCGTCAAACTGTTTCAGCGCATCCGTGACGAGTCGCACCGCTTTGCGGTGAGCTACCACACGGCACTGAAGCGTCAGCAGCAAACGAAAAATCAGCTGGAGGAAATTCCTGGTGTGGGGCCAAAAACTCGCGCCAAATTATTGAAAAAGTTTGGCAGCATCAGCCGTATACGGAATGCCTTACTCACCGACCTGGAAAAAATCGTGGATAAAGAGCTAGCGAAAAAGATTAAGCTTATGCTATCATCATAA
- the secG gene encoding preprotein translocase subunit SecG gives MSLDTILPYVTLGSAVLMIIAILLQQRGASLGAGFGSSGELFTTRRGFDKNLFDVTIVFAVVFVLSILASMVLPSLKG, from the coding sequence ATGTCACTTGATACTATTTTGCCGTATGTCACATTAGGATCAGCCGTTTTGATGATCATTGCCATATTGCTGCAGCAGCGTGGTGCCAGCCTCGGCGCAGGCTTTGGCTCGTCGGGCGAGCTGTTCACCACGCGGCGAGGTTTTGACAAGAATTTGTTTGATGTGACCATTGTGTTTGCTGTCGTATTCGTACTGTCGATCTTGGCGAGTATGGTACTGCCGAGTCTGAAGGGCTAG
- a CDS encoding ATP-binding cassette domain-containing protein — protein sequence MNAITATNLTKRYGDFVAVDSLNLSIEKGELFSLLGVNGAGKTTLIKMLSCLSQPTQGDAILLGNSITEKPQAVKQMINVSPQETAVAGNLSVRENLELIAGLYGQSAHNASESASRMASQFKLETVEHKKAKHLSGGMQRRLSIAMALISNPKILFIDEPTLGLDIFSRHELWEAIKLLKGTVTTLLTTHYLEEIEALSDRVGVMARGKLVAIGTVAELQKQTNTRTLEDAFVALVGDIR from the coding sequence ATGAATGCAATCACTGCGACCAACTTAACAAAACGCTACGGTGACTTTGTCGCAGTCGACAGCCTTAATCTATCAATTGAAAAGGGTGAGTTATTTTCACTACTTGGTGTCAATGGTGCGGGTAAGACGACATTGATTAAAATGTTATCTTGCTTAAGCCAACCAACACAAGGTGATGCTATTTTACTCGGCAATAGTATTACCGAAAAACCTCAGGCAGTCAAACAGATGATCAACGTTTCACCGCAAGAAACTGCTGTAGCTGGTAATTTATCAGTCCGCGAGAATCTCGAACTGATCGCTGGACTCTACGGACAATCTGCTCATAACGCCAGTGAGAGCGCCTCGCGTATGGCAAGCCAATTCAAGCTCGAAACTGTCGAACATAAAAAAGCTAAGCATTTGTCTGGCGGCATGCAGCGACGCCTGTCGATCGCCATGGCGCTCATCTCAAATCCAAAAATATTATTCATTGACGAACCAACGCTAGGTCTTGATATTTTTTCGCGCCATGAGCTATGGGAGGCGATCAAGTTGCTCAAAGGTACAGTGACGACACTACTAACAACCCACTATCTCGAGGAAATTGAAGCGTTGTCTGATCGTGTTGGCGTCATGGCACGCGGCAAGCTCGTGGCAATCGGTACAGTGGCAGAACTGCAAAAACAAACCAATACGCGCACTCTCGAGGATGCGTTCGTAGCACTTGTAGGAGATATTCGATGA
- a CDS encoding ABC transporter permease, translated as MRSLLFAKRCTKEAVRDPINLFFGLVFPLVLLGLLSIINASIPAEANNTMFAIKNLAPGIAMFGTAFLALFSGMLLAKDRTSSFLMRLFTSPMTARDFIIGYTIPMIIIATMQAVITLVIACFIGLDFSVHILGAIVITTVTSLLFVGCGLFFGSLINERAVGGICGALLTNVAGWLSGVFVPVDLIGGGFKMVAEALPFYHSVAAIKGSTEGNWQVITPHLLIVLCYTTVIFTLAIYIFRRKMTGRNT; from the coding sequence ATGAGATCATTACTATTTGCTAAACGCTGTACAAAAGAAGCTGTACGCGATCCGATCAATCTATTCTTTGGATTGGTCTTTCCGCTCGTTTTACTTGGACTGCTCTCTATTATAAACGCCAGCATTCCCGCCGAAGCCAATAATACTATGTTTGCTATCAAAAATTTGGCACCAGGTATCGCAATGTTCGGTACGGCATTCCTAGCACTATTCTCAGGTATGCTCCTAGCAAAAGACCGAACGTCATCATTCCTGATGCGTCTGTTTACCTCGCCTATGACAGCCCGAGATTTTATCATTGGATACACAATTCCGATGATTATCATTGCTACCATGCAGGCAGTGATTACCCTCGTTATCGCCTGCTTTATCGGGCTCGACTTTTCAGTACACATTCTTGGGGCAATCGTTATTACAACGGTAACGTCGCTTCTATTTGTTGGATGTGGGTTATTCTTCGGCAGTCTCATTAACGAGCGAGCAGTTGGCGGTATATGTGGCGCCCTGCTCACCAATGTCGCTGGCTGGCTGTCGGGCGTATTTGTCCCGGTTGATCTCATCGGTGGTGGTTTTAAAATGGTTGCGGAAGCACTGCCATTTTACCACAGTGTTGCCGCCATTAAAGGCAGCACTGAGGGGAATTGGCAAGTCATCACACCACATCTACTGATTGTTTTGTGTTATACCACCGTTATCTTTACACTCGCCATCTATATCTTTCGGCGAAAGATGACCGGACGAAACACTTAA
- a CDS encoding AbrB/MazE/SpoVT family DNA-binding domain-containing protein translates to MTKPKSRHAWTVKVGERGQIVIPKEARDIFNIKPGDTLIMLGDKQQGIAIPTKNKVIDTITAVLNDTEIKS, encoded by the coding sequence ATGACAAAACCAAAGAGTAGACATGCTTGGACAGTCAAGGTTGGCGAACGCGGGCAAATTGTGATACCCAAAGAGGCACGAGATATTTTTAATATCAAGCCTGGCGATACACTTATCATGCTCGGCGACAAGCAGCAAGGAATTGCTATTCCGACTAAGAATAAAGTCATTGATACAATCACCGCCGTACTCAATGATACGGAGATAAAATCATGA
- a CDS encoding threonine/serine exporter family protein, whose translation MKTTVKRKVPEFIKRSLGRIPRLPTPEPIWQLDKIDESLTPNMRALRMTMTIAEELLAMGVAARDVVHMALGITGTYCRRRVHIDISSTLITISQDRGTEREPLTLVRTITLKYVNYQTIQALQNLALTIRDHHLPLAEAEKRTEELLAGSREHSRWIVCLAGGSVSMGVVILFNGSILMSGLAFVMGFVATATMRILDKWGLATFYLQIITALLITLAAGAAQWLNGWLGWQVDTTMLVISGIVLLVAGLMIVGAFQDAIDEYYVTANARLLRVTMATMGIVVGVMTGLYIIQRFGISFPATPDRLGLAADIRAQYLGALIIAAGFAAGNHARLFGMLIAGGVGVLGWWISSALVGPLGVVIASGVAATVVGLMSVLLSRLWRFPSVAIIAAGIVPLVPGLSLYNGLMGVIENPPTDPEFLLSLAILARAIMIGVAIAIGASLGNMIGRPVRRGMIRWYNKLLRRREIKVQ comes from the coding sequence GTGAAAACAACTGTCAAAAGAAAAGTACCTGAATTTATCAAGCGATCACTGGGACGAATTCCACGATTACCAACGCCAGAACCCATTTGGCAATTAGATAAAATCGACGAGAGCCTGACGCCAAATATGCGAGCGCTGCGGATGACGATGACAATCGCCGAGGAATTATTAGCAATGGGGGTGGCTGCTCGGGACGTGGTACATATGGCGCTAGGGATCACTGGCACATACTGCAGGCGACGGGTTCATATTGATATCAGCTCAACGCTCATTACCATATCTCAAGATCGCGGTACCGAACGTGAACCACTCACATTAGTGCGGACGATTACCTTAAAATACGTTAATTACCAGACAATTCAGGCATTGCAAAACCTCGCCCTCACAATCCGTGACCATCATTTACCACTGGCCGAAGCTGAAAAACGCACTGAGGAATTATTAGCAGGCTCACGAGAGCACTCGCGCTGGATCGTCTGCCTAGCAGGCGGTAGCGTGTCAATGGGCGTGGTGATTTTATTTAACGGCTCGATCCTGATGAGCGGACTGGCGTTTGTGATGGGCTTTGTGGCGACGGCGACGATGAGGATTCTGGACAAATGGGGCCTCGCAACATTTTACCTCCAAATCATTACCGCACTCCTAATCACCCTGGCGGCGGGTGCTGCCCAGTGGCTGAATGGCTGGCTGGGCTGGCAAGTTGATACGACGATGCTGGTGATCAGCGGTATCGTGCTGTTGGTGGCGGGGCTGATGATCGTTGGCGCTTTTCAGGATGCGATTGATGAATATTATGTAACAGCAAATGCCCGACTGCTGCGGGTAACTATGGCGACGATGGGTATTGTTGTCGGTGTAATGACCGGGCTATATATTATTCAGCGATTTGGGATTAGCTTTCCGGCTACACCAGATCGGCTGGGGCTAGCGGCAGATATACGAGCGCAATACTTGGGGGCGCTGATCATTGCCGCAGGTTTCGCGGCTGGCAATCACGCGCGTTTGTTCGGAATGCTGATTGCCGGCGGTGTCGGTGTGTTGGGGTGGTGGATATCGAGTGCACTCGTTGGGCCGCTCGGAGTCGTTATCGCAAGTGGCGTTGCTGCAACAGTTGTTGGACTGATGTCGGTGCTATTATCCCGACTATGGCGCTTTCCTTCAGTGGCCATTATCGCTGCTGGCATCGTGCCGCTGGTGCCGGGCTTATCGCTCTACAACGGCTTGATGGGGGTGATCGAAAATCCACCGACCGACCCTGAATTTTTACTGTCCCTAGCGATATTGGCGCGAGCTATCATGATCGGCGTGGCCATCGCCATCGGTGCATCGCTTGGTAATATGATCGGCCGACCAGTACGGCGCGGTATGATTCGCTGGTATAATAAGCTCCTGCGACGACGAGAGATAAAAGTTCAATAA
- a CDS encoding phage holin family protein — MRRQFAIFFVRWVLNSVGIWVAVRLLGTSEPVVETTATFILAGLIFSIVNSILKPIVVILSLPAILLTLGLFTLVVNGIMVYISLALAPGLSMSFGSSILAGIILSLVNYIVSSAFVIKPAPE; from the coding sequence ATGAGACGACAATTTGCAATATTTTTTGTCAGGTGGGTACTTAATTCTGTTGGTATCTGGGTGGCGGTGCGGCTTCTCGGGACGAGTGAGCCAGTGGTTGAGACGACGGCAACGTTTATCCTCGCCGGTTTAATCTTTTCGATCGTCAACTCTATCTTAAAACCGATCGTTGTCATCTTGTCGCTACCGGCGATCTTACTGACGCTCGGCTTATTTACGCTGGTGGTTAATGGCATCATGGTGTATATATCGTTGGCACTGGCGCCGGGATTATCCATGAGTTTTGGCTCGTCAATTCTTGCCGGAATCATACTCAGTCTGGTAAACTATATAGTAAGTAGCGCCTTCGTTATCAAGCCGGCGCCAGAATAA